From the Malus domestica chromosome 17, GDT2T_hap1 genome, one window contains:
- the LOC103401765 gene encoding mitochondrial import inner membrane translocase subunit TIM23-2-like encodes MAHHMSPSDHDPNSDSSKARLYNPYQDLQVPMRNLYQLPTSPEFLFVEEAKRQRRSWGENLTFYTGCSYLGGAIGGGGAGLVSGVRSFESGDTTKLRINRVLNSSGHTGRVWGNRLGVIGLIYAGMESGIQAVRDTEDVWNSVAAGLGTGAIYRAAKGVRSAAVAGAVGGVLVGVAVTARQAAKRYVPI; translated from the coding sequence aTGGCGCATCACATGTCCCCTTCCGATCACGACCCCAACTCTGACTCGTCCAAGGCCCGCCTCTACAACCCCTACCAGGACCTCCAGGTCCCCATGCGAAACCTCTACCAGCTCCCTACCTCTCCGGAGTTCCTCTTCGTCGAAGAGGCTAAACGTCAGCGTCGCTCCTGGGGCGAGAATCTCACTTTCTACACCGGCTGCTCCTACCTCGGCGGCGCTATTGGAGGCGGCGGCGCCGGTCTCGTTTCCGGCGTTCGATCGTTCGAATCTGGAGACACCACCAAGCTCAGGATCAATAGGGTTCTCAACTCCTCTGGCCACACGGGTCGTGTTTGGGGAAACCGGCTGGGCGTGATCGGGTTGATCTATGCTGGTATGGAGAGTGGGATTCAAGCGGTCAGAGATACCGAGGATGTTTGGAATAGCGTTGCGGCGGGACTGGGCACTGGAGCGATTTACCGAGCTGCAAAGGGCGTGAGGTCGGCTGCGGTGGCCGGAGCCGTTGGAGGAGTCCTTGTTGGCGTTGCCGTCACGGCAAGGCAGGCTGCCAAGCGATACGTGCCGATATAA